ATCACACAACTGTAGTTGAATCTGAAGACTCGATCAGACGAAACACATCGACTGAGAGAAGCAGTTGTCTCAAGAGAAAGAGGTATGAATTTTATGAATGCATTGCTTTAGATTAAAATTCCCAACAGTATATGAAGCAGTTAAAATGAGCctcaacatttaaatgcagcttacatgttagttaataataattagggctgcaactaacgattattttcactcatCAGACTATCTACTGAGAGAAGCAGTgaatttctctccaaaaaccacGAAGCATCGACAAGAATTGACCGTAAATCAGCATCATGCAGTCATCAAGAACTTCCCAGCCAGAAGCCATCATGCCCGAGTTCAACGTCCGTCGCGTTGTTTCCAAGCTGCTCAACTCCTTCTTTAAGGGGATGACGGCGGATCAGTGGGGACTTTTGAAATCCGGCAGCCCCGACGACGCCACTATGACCATGATGGGAGAGCTGCTGTTGGACATGACAGCGGCCTTGACAAAAGCTTTCCTGAAATCTCTCGGGAGCACGACCCTGGCGTCTGAGGACGACGTCCAAATCAATCTGGGAAACGCAATCTCTCAGGGTTTTGCCGAAGCTCTGGGCGTCGATGTCTCGGTTCAGTGTCCGAGCTCCAAAAGCTTGACGACATTGATCTCTGAAGAGGTTTCGGAGAACGTCCGAAGTGCCCTCTCCAGCCCCGAGGGCATAGTCCAGCGCCTCACTCCTCCCAGCAGACTCAACAACATGATTCTGCACGCCTGCAAAATGTGCCAGGCGTTCATCGGCAAGATGAAATCGGTGTTCTTGGCTCGACCGCGCAAGCAGAGGACCATCTGCGAACAATCAGATGTGGAACCGGAACCCTCAGACGCCGAAGACCGCCATGCGGCGACGCCTTCGTCGGACGTCGTGATTGAGATGAAAGACATCACGTATGTCACAATCATAATCAAAAAGCAGTTGAACGACATCACCGAACCTCTCTTGGTTGACGTGCCGGACTCCGAGTACACGTTGCTGCAGTCTCAAAACTCTCGGGAGATTGAAGACGTCGCGGAAGAAATCGCTCGGAGTATCGCCGAAGATGCTGTAAGACAGACTCCGTCGGCACAGAAGAGCAAACGCTCAAAGAAAAGCATCGGAAACAAAATTAAGAAGCTTTTGGCAAAGTGCTTTGCCAAAACGTGCCTCCATCGCATCGTGGCACAGATGAGGAAAAGATTCCACAGGGGCTCCAAAGTTCACAGCCGGGAGTCGGCAAAGTCTCTTACAAAGAAGATTACCGATCTGATGAAACAACCAGAAAACCGCGATCTTCTGGGACTCGGCGCTCCAGTCATAAACATTCTCCCCGGTCGAGTCTTGGagttcacaaaggtcttaagtgatctcctctacacacacatcacacatggGCCAGAGATCATCCCCGAGCCGGTGATACGTGCCAACATGCGCGCCGACTTGCAGCGGAAGGTGCTCGGTTTCCTGTgtctggccagatggtggcagatCTTTCAGTCCGACGACCTCGTCGACAATATGAGACACGCCATACTGGGGACTAAGCCCAGGGCCAAGAAACCTTTGGCAATCGCTTCTCCGTCTGCCCCGGTATCCGTGACGAAGAGTCGTGATGACTTTGCACGGCGAGCGCGGAacgaacaaaagaaaaactgcGTCGAGGTGATCTTGGAGAGGTTGGTCACGCGGATCTTCAAGAAGGCAAAAGTGACCTGGACTCTTTCAAACGTCCAGGACATCATCCAGCGCCTTTTTGATCAAACGTGGGCCGAAGTCGAGGGTCTCGATTTCGATTCCAGCCCAGAAACATTGGAAAACCTCGAAAAGGCCATTTACCGGGACCTGATTAAGACGTGGGGCACTGCGACGTGGGTGCTGGTGTCCTTGAAAGGGGGTCAAACGGCAGTCGGAGAGCGTATCGCCTACGCCGTCAAAGGTCACCTGATGGCACCACCGAGACAGAGGTCCTGCATGTGCAGGTGCTTCTCTTCTATGCTCACCGCCATGACGATGTGGTAAAGTGGTttatgggttttctccgggagCTCCGGTTTATCCCACATATAGTGAATAATTGGACTTATTCTATAGATAAAAAACGTCTTCAATGTGTCATTCATCTTGAAGGAAAAATTTACTTTTTCCTTCTGAATGAATGCGAGGGCTTGAGCTCTCAGCGCCACCACAGTAGTCAGTGTTGTCTACTGTTGTGGAACGCACGGGTTCGATCTGGGTGATCCAGTTCTCCCACAATCAGTGCATAATAATGAACATTATgcaatatacaaatacaataaataataatagaaataattaatattcaTTAATTTCTTCTTATTTCTTTCATCATTTGCTGTAAATATTCAACTCAGACTGAAGTTCTGCTgattcagtgaatttttataaagtgcaaaaataaagtacaaagaaaagtgtgttttgcgCTCTCTCTTCCATCATATACACTAATCTTAATTATTGCTAATTTTAATGAGTTTACCTGCC
This DNA window, taken from Sebastes umbrosus isolate fSebUmb1 chromosome 9, fSebUmb1.pri, whole genome shotgun sequence, encodes the following:
- the LOC119494340 gene encoding uncharacterized protein LOC119494340, which encodes MQSSRTSQPEAIMPEFNVRRVVSKLLNSFFKGMTADQWGLLKSGSPDDATMTMMGELLLDMTAALTKAFLKSLGSTTLASEDDVQINLGNAISQGFAEALGVDVSVQCPSSKSLTTLISEEVSENVRSALSSPEGIVQRLTPPSRLNNMILHACKMCQAFIGKMKSVFLARPRKQRTICEQSDVEPEPSDAEDRHAATPSSDVVIEMKDITYVTIIIKKQLNDITEPLLVDVPDSEYTLLQSQNSREIEDVAEEIARSIAEDAVRQTPSAQKSKRSKKSIGNKIKKLLAKCFAKTCLHRIVAQMRKRFHRGSKVHSRESAKSLTKKITDLMKQPENRDLLGLGAPVINILPGRVLEFTKVLSDLLYTHITHGPEIIPEPVIRANMRADLQRKVLGFLCLARWWQIFQSDDLVDNMRHAILGTKPRAKKPLAIASPSAPVSVTKSRDDFARRARNEQKKNCVEVILERLVTRIFKKAKVTWTLSNVQDIIQRLFDQTWAEVEGLDFDSSPETLENLEKAIYRDLIKTWGTATWVLVSLKGGQTAVGERIAYAVKGHLMAPPRQRSCMCRCFSSMLTAMTMW